From one Planktothrix agardhii NIES-204 genomic stretch:
- the hypB_2 gene encoding putative hydrogenase expression/formation protein HypB: MHQTFDFSLGINLLHANQHLADDNRSHFDQWGITCLNIMSSPGAGKTVLLEKTLEALNLELKFAVIEGDMTTELDAERLRQYNVPVIAINTGRSCHLDAKMVWGGIHKLEQDYDPQSFDLVFVENVGNLVCPAEFEVGEHAKIALLSITEGEDKPLKYPIMFQEADCLLITKMDLSPYLEIDVERIAANVRQMNPHVKIIPVSAKTGEGLETWFAWVRTQVKAKQTLTPEALNLQSI; encoded by the coding sequence ATGCACCAAACCTTTGATTTTAGTTTAGGAATTAATTTACTCCATGCTAATCAACATTTAGCCGATGATAACCGATCCCATTTTGATCAATGGGGAATCACCTGTTTAAATATTATGAGTAGTCCAGGGGCGGGAAAAACGGTATTATTAGAAAAAACCCTAGAAGCTTTAAATTTAGAGTTAAAATTTGCGGTCATAGAAGGAGATATGACCACAGAATTAGATGCAGAACGATTGCGTCAATATAACGTTCCCGTGATTGCAATTAATACCGGGCGTTCCTGTCATTTAGATGCTAAAATGGTCTGGGGTGGAATTCATAAATTAGAACAAGATTATGATCCTCAAAGCTTTGATTTAGTCTTTGTGGAAAATGTGGGAAATTTAGTTTGTCCGGCCGAATTTGAAGTTGGAGAACACGCTAAAATTGCGTTATTAAGTATCACAGAAGGAGAAGATAAACCCTTGAAATATCCCATTATGTTTCAGGAAGCCGATTGTTTATTAATCACAAAAATGGACTTATCCCCCTATTTAGAGATTGATGTTGAACGCATCGCTGCTAATGTTCGACAAATGAATCCTCACGTTAAAATTATTCCGGTTTCTGCGAAAACGGGAGAAGGGTTAGAAACTTGGTTTGCATGGGTAAGAACACAAGTCAAAGCCAAGCAAACCCTAACCCCAGAAGCCTTAAATCTTCAGTCCATTTAA
- a CDS encoding ribonuclease D produces MSNFQVCDGDISEALLSEYLTADALAVDTETMGLLPWRDRLCLIQICDPKGQVTAIRIAKGQKEAPNLKQLLEAPNILKVFHFARFDIATIRYYLGIEVNPIFCTKIASKLVRTYTGKHGLKELVQELEKVELDKTSQSSDWGNASNLSDNQLNYAANDVRYLLNVQKNLVSMLEREDRLELAQQCFSCLPVLVTLDLLQFNGIFEHH; encoded by the coding sequence ATGTCTAACTTTCAAGTTTGTGATGGGGATATTTCCGAAGCATTATTATCTGAATATCTGACCGCAGATGCTTTAGCGGTAGATACGGAAACAATGGGGTTATTACCTTGGCGCGATCGCCTTTGCTTAATTCAAATTTGTGATCCTAAAGGTCAAGTGACCGCCATTAGAATTGCCAAGGGTCAAAAAGAAGCTCCTAATTTAAAACAACTCCTAGAAGCTCCTAATATTCTGAAGGTATTCCATTTTGCTCGATTTGATATTGCTACAATTCGTTATTATTTAGGGATTGAAGTTAATCCGATTTTTTGTACTAAAATTGCTAGTAAATTAGTTAGAACTTATACCGGAAAACATGGACTGAAAGAGTTAGTTCAGGAATTGGAGAAAGTCGAACTAGATAAAACCTCCCAAAGTTCGGACTGGGGAAATGCGAGTAATTTATCGGACAATCAATTAAATTATGCCGCCAATGATGTGCGCTATTTATTAAATGTGCAGAAAAATCTGGTTTCTATGCTAGAGCGAGAAGACCGTTTAGAACTCGCACAACAATGTTTTTCCTGTTTACCTGTACTTGTGACCTTGGATTTATTACAATTTAATGGTATTTTTGAACATCATTAA
- a CDS encoding agmatinase has protein sequence MSEQSVFQPPDENFNEFSTEAQRALERENRLPLTGWQQEVDRGLEYGLEAAESIKDRRIPTFSRGELPHYAGINTFLKAPYLEDVRLVENYDVAIIGVPHDSGTTYRPGTRFGPQGIRRISALYTPYNFELGVDLREQITVCDVGDIFTIPANNEKSFDQISKGIAHVFSSGAFPIILGGDHSIGFPTVRGICRHLGDKKVGIIHFDRHVDTQETDLDERMHTCPWFHATNMKNAPAKNLVQLGIGGWQVPREGVKVCRERATNILTVTDITEMGLDAAANFALERALDGTDCVYISFDIDCIDAGFVPGTGWPEPGGLLPREALHLLKKIVQNAPVCGLEVVEVSPPYDISDITSLMATRVICDTLAHLVVSGQLPRKQKSSYIYPESQPELVQWS, from the coding sequence ATGAGTGAGCAATCTGTTTTTCAACCTCCCGATGAAAATTTCAATGAATTTTCAACTGAAGCTCAACGCGCATTAGAACGGGAAAATCGCTTACCTTTAACAGGTTGGCAACAGGAAGTAGATCGCGGTTTAGAATACGGTTTAGAAGCCGCAGAAAGTATCAAAGATCGCCGAATTCCGACGTTTTCCAGAGGAGAATTACCCCATTATGCGGGGATTAATACGTTTCTAAAAGCTCCTTATTTAGAAGATGTTCGTTTAGTCGAAAATTATGATGTTGCGATTATTGGAGTTCCCCATGATTCGGGTACAACCTATCGGCCCGGAACTCGTTTTGGCCCCCAAGGAATTCGCCGAATTTCTGCTCTTTATACCCCCTACAATTTTGAATTAGGGGTTGATTTACGCGAACAAATTACGGTTTGTGATGTCGGGGATATTTTTACGATTCCCGCTAATAATGAAAAATCCTTTGATCAGATTTCTAAAGGCATTGCTCATGTTTTTAGTTCCGGTGCATTTCCGATTATTTTAGGCGGAGATCATTCCATTGGTTTCCCCACTGTTCGGGGTATTTGTCGGCATTTAGGCGATAAAAAAGTTGGGATTATTCATTTTGATCGTCACGTTGATACCCAGGAAACCGACTTAGATGAACGGATGCACACTTGTCCCTGGTTTCATGCCACAAATATGAAGAATGCCCCAGCTAAAAATTTAGTTCAATTGGGCATTGGTGGCTGGCAAGTTCCCCGTGAAGGCGTTAAGGTTTGTCGAGAACGAGCCACTAATATTCTCACGGTAACTGATATTACAGAAATGGGGTTAGATGCGGCGGCAAACTTTGCTTTAGAACGGGCATTAGATGGCACGGATTGTGTGTATATTAGTTTCGATATTGACTGTATTGATGCGGGTTTTGTCCCTGGGACAGGATGGCCGGAACCTGGGGGTTTATTACCTCGTGAAGCCTTACATTTACTCAAAAAAATTGTTCAAAATGCTCCCGTTTGTGGCTTAGAAGTTGTTGAAGTTTCTCCGCCTTATGATATCAGCGATATTACGTCTTTAATGGCAACTCGCGTGATTTGCGATACCCTCGCCCATTTAGTGGTTTCAGGACAGTTACCCCGCAAACAAAAATCCTCCTACATTTACCCCGAATCTCAACCCGAACTCGTTCAATGGTCATAA
- a CDS encoding tryptophan synthase subunit beta — MTTTPLPPNPQRPATKRPDLLGRFGQFGGKYVPETLMPALAELETAYNHYRQDPEFQAELQSLLKDYVGRPSPLYFAERLTQYYARPDGTGPQIYLKREDLNHTGAHKINNALAQALLAKKMGKQRIIAETGAGQHGVATATVCARYGLDCVIYMGIHDMERQALNVFRMRLLGAEVRPVEAGTGTLKDATSEAIRDWVTNVETTHYILGSVAGPHPYPMIVRDFHNVIGVETRAQCLEKWGGLPDILLACVGGGSNAMGLFNEFVHETSVRLIGVEAAGSGVETGKHAATLTHGRVGVLHGAMSYLLQDDDGQIMEAHSISAGLDYPGVGPEHSYLKDLGRAEYYSVTDQQALDAFQRLCRLEGIIPALETAHAIAYLETLCPQLKGSPRIILNCSGRGDKDVQTVQKFLNHPNS; from the coding sequence GTGACTACCACTCCCTTACCTCCCAACCCCCAACGCCCCGCCACAAAACGCCCAGACCTGCTCGGACGCTTCGGACAATTTGGGGGCAAATATGTCCCAGAAACCCTAATGCCCGCCTTAGCTGAACTGGAAACAGCCTATAATCATTATCGTCAAGATCCTGAATTCCAAGCCGAACTACAAAGCCTGCTGAAAGACTATGTGGGACGACCTAGCCCCCTATATTTCGCCGAACGCCTCACCCAATATTATGCCAGACCCGACGGCACTGGCCCACAAATTTATCTGAAACGGGAAGACCTCAACCACACCGGAGCCCATAAAATTAATAACGCCCTCGCCCAAGCCCTATTAGCCAAAAAAATGGGCAAACAGCGCATTATTGCCGAAACCGGGGCGGGTCAACATGGGGTAGCCACGGCAACGGTTTGCGCCCGCTATGGCCTAGACTGTGTGATTTATATGGGTATTCATGACATGGAACGTCAAGCCCTAAATGTGTTTAGAATGCGACTATTAGGGGCGGAAGTTCGCCCGGTGGAAGCGGGTACGGGAACCTTAAAAGATGCCACTTCTGAGGCCATCCGCGACTGGGTAACTAACGTTGAAACCACCCATTATATTCTAGGTTCCGTGGCTGGCCCCCATCCCTATCCCATGATTGTTCGGGATTTCCATAATGTGATTGGGGTAGAAACCCGCGCCCAATGTTTGGAAAAATGGGGCGGTTTACCTGATATTTTATTAGCCTGTGTCGGAGGTGGCTCTAACGCCATGGGGCTGTTTAATGAGTTTGTCCATGAAACCTCTGTGCGTCTAATTGGGGTTGAAGCCGCCGGGTCGGGGGTAGAAACGGGAAAACACGCTGCTACCCTCACCCATGGCCGGGTGGGAGTGTTACACGGGGCGATGAGTTATCTTTTACAGGATGATGATGGCCAAATTATGGAAGCCCATTCGATTAGTGCGGGTTTAGATTATCCGGGGGTGGGGCCAGAACATAGTTATTTAAAAGATTTGGGTCGGGCGGAATATTATAGCGTTACTGACCAGCAAGCGTTAGATGCGTTTCAACGGTTATGCCGTTTGGAGGGAATTATTCCAGCCTTGGAAACTGCCCATGCGATCGCCTATTTAGAAACCCTTTGTCCTCAATTAAAAGGCAGTCCTCGGATTATTTTAAATTGTTCAGGACGGGGAGATAAAGATGTTCAAACGGTACAAAAATTCTTGAATCATCCTAATAGTTAA
- the hypA_2 gene encoding hydrogenase nickel insertion protein HypA has product MHETDMTKALILTVKNWWNSQPEPYKIDKIHLIVGKFTCVEPVSLQFAFEVQTRNTFLEGVILEIQETPLIAYCHTCQTEYCPEIGLHYACPTCQSPMEDIRFRSGIKN; this is encoded by the coding sequence ATGCACGAAACTGACATGACAAAGGCGTTAATTCTAACGGTAAAAAACTGGTGGAATTCACAGCCTGAACCTTATAAAATTGATAAAATTCATTTGATTGTGGGTAAATTTACCTGTGTTGAACCTGTTAGTTTGCAGTTTGCTTTTGAAGTGCAAACCCGCAATACTTTTTTAGAAGGGGTAATCCTAGAAATTCAAGAAACTCCATTAATTGCCTATTGTCATACTTGTCAAACGGAATATTGCCCAGAAATCGGTTTACATTATGCTTGTCCGACCTGTCAGTCACCGATGGAGGATATTCGTTTCCGGTCGGGAATTAAAAATTGA
- a CDS encoding glycosyl transferase group 1 — translation MFTRRSHPDQPLMVQHSPNCRTIRLIAGPEEFVPRDQIRALVMEKKTSRNSI, via the coding sequence ATGTTCACTCGCAGAAGTCATCCTGATCAACCCCTGATGGTTCAGCATAGTCCCAATTGTCGCACAATTCGGTTAATTGCGGGCCCAGAAGAATTTGTTCCTAGAGATCAAATCCGGGCTTTAGTGATGGAGAAGAAAACAAGTAGAAACTCAATTTAG
- a CDS encoding cell cycle protein, whose amino-acid sequence MNLRQIFPFSTSFLTHWSTEARWLHWITFLWLFVGLIVMFSASYPIAYAEQGDGLYYFKRQLIWTAVGLVGFSFIVQSSLRFWLKIAQWGVLIVLGLLFLTLVPGLGTTINGATRWISIGPIPIQPSELMKPFLVLQSARFFGNWYRLNWQIRLIWLGIFGIVLLSILTQPNLSTTALCGMTLWLVALAAGLPFSYLGGTALGGILLAILSVTIKEYQRRRILSFLNPWSDPMGDGYQLVQSLLAVGSGGFWGTGLGLSHQKLYYLPIQYSDFIFSVYAEEFGFIGGILLLLLLTIYATLALRVAMKAQQIEHQLVAVGVMVVMVGQSLLNIGVATGVLPTTGLPLPLFSYGGSSMIASLALAGLLIRVAREENQAQVISLADHRSTPNPRRGIGRSPIR is encoded by the coding sequence ATGAACTTAAGACAAATTTTCCCTTTTTCTACCTCTTTTTTGACCCATTGGTCAACGGAAGCAAGATGGTTACACTGGATAACCTTTCTCTGGTTATTTGTAGGCTTAATTGTGATGTTTTCTGCTTCCTATCCCATCGCCTATGCTGAACAAGGAGATGGATTATATTATTTTAAACGTCAATTAATTTGGACAGCCGTAGGATTAGTCGGATTTAGTTTTATTGTTCAATCTTCCCTGAGATTTTGGTTAAAAATTGCCCAATGGGGGGTTTTAATTGTTCTGGGATTATTATTTCTGACTTTAGTTCCCGGATTAGGAACTACTATTAATGGAGCTACACGCTGGATTTCAATTGGGCCGATTCCGATTCAACCTTCGGAGTTAATGAAGCCTTTTTTGGTCTTACAAAGCGCTCGTTTTTTTGGCAATTGGTATCGTTTAAATTGGCAAATTCGGTTAATTTGGTTAGGAATTTTTGGGATAGTTTTATTATCTATTCTTACCCAACCAAACCTCAGTACCACCGCCCTTTGTGGGATGACTCTTTGGTTAGTGGCTTTAGCGGCGGGACTGCCTTTTTCTTATTTAGGAGGAACAGCTTTAGGCGGGATACTTTTAGCTATTTTAAGTGTTACTATTAAAGAATATCAAAGACGACGAATTTTATCTTTTTTAAATCCTTGGTCTGATCCAATGGGAGACGGATATCAGTTAGTTCAAAGTCTTTTGGCGGTAGGCTCTGGTGGATTTTGGGGAACGGGATTAGGATTATCTCACCAAAAATTATATTATTTACCGATTCAATATAGTGATTTTATTTTCTCGGTTTATGCGGAAGAATTTGGCTTTATTGGGGGGATATTATTGTTATTATTGTTAACAATTTATGCAACCCTAGCCCTAAGAGTGGCGATGAAAGCACAACAAATTGAACATCAATTAGTAGCGGTGGGAGTGATGGTAGTGATGGTGGGACAATCTTTATTAAATATTGGGGTAGCCACGGGGGTTTTACCAACTACAGGTTTACCTTTACCCCTATTTAGTTATGGGGGAAGTTCCATGATTGCTAGTTTAGCTTTAGCTGGGTTATTAATTCGGGTAGCTAGAGAAGAAAATCAAGCCCAGGTAATTTCTTTAGCTGATCATCGGTCAACCCCAAACCCACGTCGCGGAATTGGGCGATCGCCAATCCGTTAA
- the cphA_2 gene encoding cyanophycin synthetase, giving the protein MKIIKTQTLSGPNYWSIDVHNLIIIHLDLEKDNRYTHEIPDFCDGLCEILPNLTEPKYQDFLTNLKTGILMSDVVLQVALELQRLVGIPVDFGCTRPSSQPGVYRVIFEYKIAKAGRYVSRSALRLCHSLIDHGFYRETELRQDLEDLQEIFSEAQLGPTTEAIVQEAEARGIPWKELPARHVIQLGYGKKQRRIQSSQTDGTSILGIEFAGDKEGTKTLLDAARLPVPKGTVIDSLDDLEKAIDDIGGFPIVLKPLDGNHGRGITLDIQTWSEAENAYEMAKSESKIGTIIVERYYQGNDYRVLVVDGKVVAVAQRVPAHVIGDGRSNLIELVEETNLDPRRGSGHENMLTRIEIDRNSIDILKQQGYRLESIPKKGDICYLKATANLSTGGIAIDKTDEIHPENIWIAERVAQIIGLDIAGIDITAPDISRPLREVDGVIVEVNAAPGLRMHIHPNEGKSRNVAVPIVDMLYPPGTSSQIPITAITGTNGKTTTTRLIAHILKKTKKVVGFTTTDGTYIGDFLAEAGDNTGPQSATLILNDPTVELAVLEAARGGILRSGLGFNRCDVGVVLNVSEDHLGLQDINTVEEMAEVKSVVAKAASEYAVLNADDPLVVAMASQVKAKVAYFSLNADNPIISEHVAQGGVAAIYESGYLSFLKADQMIRVEQMANVPLTLRGLAPFMIANALAASLAAYVQGVTIEEISQALRTFQMSVEQTPGRMNLIPYQSFHVLLDYAHNRASFQAILEFVRNWPDGKRIGVVCAPGDRRPEDFTELGRLAAQMFERIIIKEDEDNRGSQRGEVAKYIEIGVKQENPDFDYEIILEEVQAIQTALGEATPGSLVVIFPEGVKKVLALLQSHNCP; this is encoded by the coding sequence ATGAAAATTATAAAAACTCAAACCTTATCAGGGCCTAATTATTGGAGTATTGATGTTCACAATCTGATTATTATTCACCTCGATTTAGAAAAGGATAATCGCTACACCCATGAAATTCCAGATTTCTGCGATGGACTTTGTGAAATTTTACCCAATTTAACTGAACCAAAATATCAAGATTTCCTGACAAATCTAAAGACCGGAATCTTGATGAGTGATGTAGTTCTACAAGTTGCCTTAGAATTGCAAAGATTAGTCGGAATTCCCGTAGACTTTGGCTGTACTCGTCCGAGTTCCCAACCCGGAGTCTATCGAGTGATCTTTGAATATAAAATAGCCAAAGCTGGACGCTATGTATCCAGGTCGGCACTGCGGTTATGCCATAGTTTAATTGATCATGGATTTTATCGGGAAACTGAACTGCGGCAGGATTTAGAAGACTTACAAGAAATTTTCTCAGAGGCTCAACTTGGCCCGACAACGGAGGCAATTGTTCAAGAAGCTGAAGCTCGTGGAATTCCCTGGAAAGAATTACCCGCCCGCCATGTAATTCAATTGGGTTATGGCAAAAAACAACGACGAATTCAATCTTCCCAAACCGACGGCACCAGTATTTTAGGAATTGAATTTGCTGGAGATAAAGAAGGCACAAAAACCCTTTTGGATGCAGCCCGTTTACCCGTTCCCAAAGGAACCGTTATTGATAGTTTAGATGATTTAGAAAAAGCTATTGATGATATTGGTGGATTCCCGATTGTTTTAAAACCGCTAGACGGGAATCATGGTAGAGGTATTACCCTAGATATTCAAACCTGGAGCGAGGCGGAAAACGCCTACGAAATGGCTAAAAGTGAATCAAAAATTGGCACTATAATTGTTGAAAGATACTATCAAGGAAATGATTATCGGGTGTTAGTTGTGGATGGAAAAGTTGTGGCGGTAGCTCAACGGGTTCCAGCCCATGTTATTGGAGATGGTCGCTCAAATTTAATAGAATTAGTCGAAGAAACAAACCTTGATCCCCGTCGAGGTAGTGGTCACGAAAATATGTTAACTCGGATTGAAATTGATCGCAATAGTATTGATATTTTAAAACAACAAGGCTATCGGTTAGAAAGTATTCCCAAAAAAGGAGATATTTGTTATCTAAAGGCAACTGCTAATTTAAGTACGGGTGGCATTGCCATTGATAAAACCGATGAAATTCACCCGGAAAATATTTGGATTGCCGAACGCGTCGCCCAAATTATTGGCTTAGATATTGCCGGAATTGATATTACCGCCCCCGATATTAGTCGCCCTCTGCGAGAAGTGGACGGGGTGATTGTGGAAGTTAACGCCGCCCCTGGGTTACGGATGCACATTCACCCCAATGAAGGCAAATCCCGAAACGTTGCAGTTCCGATTGTGGATATGCTTTATCCCCCCGGAACTTCTAGTCAGATTCCGATTACCGCCATTACCGGAACTAACGGTAAAACTACTACCACCCGCTTAATCGCCCATATCCTTAAAAAAACTAAAAAAGTTGTGGGTTTTACCACCACTGATGGTACTTATATCGGAGATTTTTTAGCAGAAGCCGGAGATAATACCGGGCCTCAAAGTGCCACCTTAATTTTAAATGATCCCACCGTGGAACTGGCGGTTTTAGAAGCCGCCCGGGGGGGGATTCTCCGGTCTGGGTTGGGGTTTAATCGCTGTGATGTCGGAGTGGTGTTGAATGTTTCCGAAGACCATCTGGGGTTACAGGATATTAACACCGTGGAGGAGATGGCAGAGGTGAAAAGCGTTGTGGCAAAGGCGGCTAGTGAATATGCGGTGTTAAATGCCGATGATCCTTTAGTTGTAGCCATGGCATCACAGGTAAAAGCAAAAGTGGCTTATTTTTCACTAAATGCTGATAACCCAATTATTAGTGAGCACGTTGCTCAGGGAGGAGTTGCCGCGATTTATGAATCGGGTTATTTATCCTTTTTAAAAGCAGATCAAATGATTCGGGTGGAACAGATGGCGAATGTTCCCCTCACCTTACGGGGGTTAGCTCCCTTTATGATTGCTAATGCTCTGGCCGCAAGTTTAGCGGCCTATGTCCAGGGAGTCACCATTGAGGAGATTAGTCAGGCTTTGCGGACATTCCAGATGTCGGTGGAACAAACCCCCGGACGGATGAATTTAATTCCTTACCAGTCTTTCCATGTTTTACTTGATTATGCCCATAACCGTGCCAGTTTTCAAGCAATTCTGGAGTTTGTTCGTAATTGGCCTGATGGGAAAAGAATTGGGGTGGTCTGTGCGCCCGGAGACCGACGCCCGGAGGATTTTACCGAATTAGGACGATTAGCAGCCCAAATGTTCGAGCGGATTATTATTAAGGAAGATGAGGATAACCGAGGATCTCAACGGGGAGAAGTCGCTAAATATATTGAAATTGGGGTTAAACAGGAAAATCCTGATTTTGATTATGAGATTATTCTCGAAGAAGTGCAAGCTATTCAAACTGCTCTGGGTGAAGCAACTCCGGGTAGTTTGGTGGTGATTTTCCCTGAAGGTGTGAAGAAAGTTTTAGCTCTGCTTCAGTCACATAATTGCCCTTAA
- a CDS encoding DNA methylase N-4/N-6 domain-containing protein, whose amino-acid sequence MEHHQDKKHIPLDKIFPGNCIELLKNLPDECVDLVVSSPPYNLGKEYEARKALEIYLEEQTIVLQECSRVLKKSGSLFWQIGAFSDRGMLIPLDVRFFPILESCGLIPRNRIIWARQHGLHAQKKFSCRHETILWFTKSDSYTFNLDAIRVPQKYQNKKHFRGDRKGQLSCNPDGKNPGDIWMFRNVKHNHEEQTIHPCQFPEDLIARIVLVTTLKGEIVLDPYMGSGTVAVVATDHERHFLGAETDDKYYQIAQRRLSGKPDDRGYFPNLKTLRNYVEKTGESIDKFRFDVQVGERATERSQAKIYPEEYHLQELEDRLLYEESAFAADIRGKDRPVDRKLNGKGNKTNNSPQQIAEYIQPELWS is encoded by the coding sequence ATGGAACATCACCAGGATAAAAAACATATCCCACTAGATAAAATTTTTCCAGGGAATTGCATTGAACTGCTAAAAAACTTACCCGATGAATGTGTTGACTTAGTTGTATCCTCACCACCATACAATTTAGGTAAGGAATATGAAGCCAGAAAAGCTCTGGAAATTTACCTAGAAGAACAGACAATTGTACTGCAAGAATGTAGTCGTGTTCTGAAAAAATCTGGTTCACTTTTCTGGCAAATCGGTGCTTTTTCCGACCGAGGAATGTTAATACCCCTAGACGTTCGTTTTTTTCCCATTTTAGAATCTTGCGGCTTAATTCCTCGGAATAGAATTATCTGGGCGAGACAGCATGGACTTCACGCTCAAAAAAAATTTTCTTGTCGCCATGAAACGATCCTTTGGTTTACAAAATCCGACAGTTATACATTTAATTTAGATGCCATCAGAGTCCCGCAAAAGTATCAAAACAAAAAGCATTTCCGAGGCGATCGCAAGGGTCAACTTTCCTGCAACCCAGACGGAAAAAACCCCGGCGATATTTGGATGTTTCGGAATGTCAAACATAATCACGAAGAACAAACAATACATCCTTGTCAATTTCCAGAAGACTTGATTGCTAGAATTGTATTAGTGACAACTTTAAAAGGTGAGATTGTACTTGATCCCTATATGGGATCGGGTACGGTGGCAGTTGTAGCAACAGATCACGAACGTCATTTTTTAGGGGCAGAAACCGATGATAAATATTATCAAATTGCCCAACGGCGGTTAAGTGGAAAACCAGATGATCGCGGTTATTTTCCCAATTTAAAAACTCTACGAAATTATGTAGAAAAAACCGGGGAGTCAATTGATAAATTTCGTTTTGATGTGCAAGTAGGTGAAAGGGCAACCGAACGCAGTCAGGCGAAAATATACCCGGAAGAATATCATTTACAAGAGTTGGAAGATCGTTTACTTTATGAAGAATCGGCTTTTGCTGCTGATATTCGTGGCAAAGATAGACCTGTAGATCGTAAACTAAATGGAAAAGGTAACAAGACAAATAATTCACCTCAACAAATAGCAGAGTATATCCAACCGGAATTATGGAGCTAA